In the Necator americanus strain Aroian chromosome X, whole genome shotgun sequence genome, TTTCCAGAACGATCAGTGTAGGCTATGTTTCCAATACGGCGTGTGATGAAACGGGGAGTCCAAGTAGGGTTTTGTTCTCGATAATCCTTGGCAAAAATCACGTCGTTGATCTCAAAGCTGCGGCATCGTGCTCCATTTCGACGATCGAATTGAGATTCCATTTTGATCTCGTGTACCGTTTGTGAGATCTCTAGAAGGTAACATTAGAGCTTCGGCAAGTGAACACTGGTCAGGCGCAGACGGGCAGGGAGTGGAGCGATATGCCATCAGAAACGTCTGTAGTGCGTTCACTGTTGGTTCCTCCCCCTTCAGCGTGGCAAGTCCTCCTTTGAAGGTGTCCACAAAACATTCTGCTTGTCAGATGCTTTGTGGATGGAATGGCGCCTTGTGAATGTGCAAGATTCCTCAGGAAGGCAGAATGAAGTGAACTGAGATGACGTGAACTGTGTTCCGTTGTCTGTGATGAGCGTCTCTGGATTTCCGAACTCGGCAGAGATGCACTTTATTGCTTGGATGGTAGCCGTTGAGGAGATCGATGACATCTGGACGATTTCCGGCCATTTGGAGTAGGCGTCCACGATAAGTAGACAGTATAATCCTTCCATTGATTCAGCAAAATCAGCATGAACTCGTGTCCACGGTGAGTGTGGTTTCGGCCATGATTGTACTTCGGCTTTGATCAGATCCTTTGCTACGGATGCACATCTTGGGCAGGTCCTGACGAGTTTTTCGATGTCGGAAACCATCGTAGGTCAATAGACAAAGCTTCTTGCAAGCATTTTCATCCTTGTTTGGCCTGGGTGAGCTTTTTGTAGTGCTGAAAGAACACGATGTCGAAATCGATTTTGGAATCACTGTGCGGGATGCAGTTAGCAGACATCCGACTGTCGTCATGGTATTCCCGCGGTTGTAGTAGTGCCACACAAGACGATTGACTTTGAGCCAGTTTCCGGTCTCCGTATAGTCGATCACAAGCTGGATAAGACGATGGGCTTGCGTAGCAGCCCGAATGGATTCGGCGGATACTGGAAGATGACGACAGTTCTCTGAGAACTCGGAAGTGACATCAGCATCGATTGCGGCGATCACGTAATCCTCCGGTATTGATGATTGTGACGAGACGTGAAAGAGCGTCCACTTGGCCGAAATCCTTTGTGTTGATGTACTCGACAGTAAAGCTGTAGTTGAGCAACATCGTGGCCCATCGCTGAAGATGGTTGGCACTGTAGACCGGAACTCCTTTTTTGCTTCCGAAGATTGCCAAAAGCGGTCCGTGGTCAGTACTCAGCGTGAAATGTCGTTCATGGATAAAACGATGGAACTTCTGCACGGCGAAAATAAGAGCGAGTGCTTCCTTTTCTCCTGGCTGTAGTTCTTCTATGGTTGTGTCTGGCAACGGCTTACGTGATAAATGACCTTCTCGTATCCACCTGCGAAGCGATGTGAGAGGGTTGCTCCCATCCCGTGGTTTGAAGCAACGATGATCGGGAGATTTGGGTCGAAGTGGGTCAACAGAATATCCGAGCTTAGGATTACCTTAGTCTTGTCTAAGGAAGACTGGCACTCCGGTGTCCATGTGTAGGTAACATCCTTTTTCGTAAGTGTCCGAAGGAGcgcgtagattgtggagatccTTGACGAAGTTTCCGTAGAAATTGATGAGTCACAGAAAAGAGCGAAGTTGACTTACGTCTTTCGGAGCGAGCGTCTTCTGGATAGCTTCGATCCTTTCTGGATCGGGGCGTCGTCCTTGTGCGATGACGAACCCAAGGTAGGTGATCTTCGTCTGCAGAAAAGCACATTTGTCGAGTCGAACGCGGAGTCCGTAGTCTTGAATCCGCTTGAATAAGGCCTCTAGTCGAGCATTGTGTTCGCCGGTGGTTCTACCAGTAACCAATATGTCGTCGAGGTAGGCCGCGGTTCCATCTATTCCAGCGATAGAAGCATCCACACATTGTTGGAATATACCAGCAGCTGGTTTCACTCCAAATGGTAGTCGGTTGAAATGATACAGTCCACGGTGCGTGTTGATAGTGACTAGCTGAGACCTCGTCCACTTCCATTTGAAAATACGCTTCATCTATGTTGAGCTGTGAAAAGTAGCGTCCTCCATTGAATTTCGTGAAGGTGTCCTCTGGGCTTGGAAGCGGATGCTGGTTTTGTTCTAGTGCATCGTTCAGTCCGGTTGAGTAGTCCGCGCAGAGGCGGAtcgatccatttttcttctgaacgaCAACGATGAGCGCTGCCCATTCTGAGTGATCAACGGGCTTCAGCACGTATATGGGCATAAGTCGATCGATTTCGGTTGAAATCCTTAGCATAGCAGCATAGGGTACAGGGCAAGCCTTCAGAAAGACAGACTTAGAGTCAGGCTGCAGAGCGAGTTTGGTATTTGACTTGGTTCAACATTTGAGTCCAAGAGCGAAGACTGCTGAAACCTCTCCCTCAGGTGCGCTGCGAGAGAAGAATTCGAAGTGCTGAGCGTCTTTGAAGAGATGTTGCAGATGGAGCCTTCTGTCAGGTGAGGAAATTGTGGCTCGTGTAGGGCGATCCATTCTAAGTCCAACAGCGACGGCGTGTCTGCTACGTGGCAGGTACTAACCAGGAAATGATGAGGTTGCATTCGTAGCATCCTAGAACGTTGATTGGTTCGTTGTTGGCAGACTTCAGTGTCAGACGGGGTGATTGCAGCTTCGGTCGATCAATCCAGTCCAGTCTGCTGTGCTCAGCAATGTTACGTCTACTCCAGTATCAAGACGCGTGCGTACTGTCTTCCCATCAATCTGTACTCtacggaagatgcggtttaCTGCGATGTCGCCAGATTCCGCTTCTTCTccgggaaatttttgcagaatccTCGCTTGTGCCCAGAGTGTCTGCAGTCGTGGAATCTCTTCTTCATGAATGTGCAGTATCTAGACCAGTGATTGGCTCCGCACCGAAAACAAGGTGACAGCGGCTCACGATTTTGACTCTTTTGCGAATCCACGACGTTGAAGTGCGGCATCCTGACGAATGACGAGAAAGTGCTGAACTTCAGCAGCAAGCTCCTTTAGCTGGTTTGAAGGTTGTCCTCTATCTTGCAAAGGGCACGAACGCAACGGCTTGGAACGGCTGGGTGTGAAGCGGAGGCCATCTTTTTCATGCGCTTCATCAACTCGGTGAACATTTGCTGCTGCGCCTTGGTTTGGTCTTCCATGATGGTACGCACAGTTTCGGCATCCGTTTTGATGTCGCTGTTCAGCGCACGGCGTGTCACTGTCTGGACCGAGTGGGTGTCTACTCAGCACTTCGGTGAGGCAAAAAGCCGGGGCTGTTTTCGAACTTGACCTGCGGTTCTACTAGGCTTGGAAGCCGACCTAGAGTACTTTTACCAAAAATGGACTTGCCCAGCACTTCGATCGGGCTTGGAGCTGGTGCTGGAGTCGACTTGACCAGCAGTTCAACCGGGTTGGAGCCGGGGCTGGAGTTCTTGTACCAAAGATCGTGGTCCTCAGCCGTCCGCATTGTAGTCCGCTGATCACCATTTGTTGTGAATGTCTTTACAGCCGAAGACGAGTACCTTTTTAAGTCGAACAccgagaagagaaaagaatgtcCGCTTAAAAACAGCAGGGTGGTCATACAAGTATCGCAATGTATCCAATGCGGGTTTACTCTACGCAAATAATACGGTGAAATTCCCATCCTACAACGGTTcgcacattaagttcacaaaGGAGAAACCAATAGACAACGGGTTGGTTTTCTTGAATGTGCGCATCTATttgcggaatgggatatgGAATACCAAGTGGTATCGAAAAGCCAGTAGCAAAACCATCTTGTTCCACTTcctttcagcgcatcccagcaaaatgaaaaactccattacaggtaacatgtacaggaCGGCCGCAAGAGTTGCATCGAACAGCCTGGAAAAAACGGTCAGTAAATCTGGCGCTATTTTCAATTGGTACGCGACTGGAGCTTTCGTCACTCGAAAGACACGACTTCCCTCTCGAAGGCCCAAGGTAGTGGACGACCGAGAAGAGATTGCGTTGTGCTTATATCTGTTGATACGAGCAGTACGGTACGGAGCTGTCTACGCAAAGCGGATTTGCAGATTGACGTAAAGGTTGTAAAGGAACCAGCAGCGAGCTTCAAGTGTCAGTTGCTACGTAATTGTGCGTACGACCGACTCTGTACAACTCCCAGCGTGCGTGGTTTATCCATATGGAAGAGAGGGTGGTTACATGGTATCAGcagtggtgtatcgtatcacttATAGTTCGTatggtgacgattatataagGGAAACGAGACGCCCTCTGCGTATTTGGGTCAAGGAGCACTTAggtggactcgcaaaatctaaactctgTACCCCACTCCAAGCACACCgcagaatatgtcatccaaactccgaagtagaggtagggATTACTACACTATCCTTCGattccgagatcacagcacgtaatactagaggcattttggatagctgccaaaagtccaaaaatgaacggGAAAGATGACTGCATTGCTACCACAAACGAgctatccccatatcaagacctatgcgggttttgatctgcgGGGCGGACCATCAGGTCCTCATAAAAATGCCTTTGTGattcatagttgtggtacgtggtagTCTGTTACGTTATCAAATTCTAACAAATGATGCAGgcgctagccgatgtgttgtcCTTTCAGTTTCCCTatcgtttggatgctttctttAAGGTGGtgaggcgtttgagaggaTACATCACTAaaggctttgattttttcgggCTCTGACGAAGTCGATAACGttgaaacgttagctgttagttAATAAAGAAGGTCTGTACCAATCTTgcctacagctcaagcaaaccAATCAAGGCTGAGCACTCTATCCTTCATAATTTTACTACGACtacgattattattatttccattcGTATTTGTAAGTAGCAACCGTATATAAACGTTGAAGCTCCCACCCAAGCACTTTCTCACCTCACAAGAGTTTTACGGAGCTCTATAATTTATAATCATGGACAAATCTTGTAAGTTCCGCTCAGTTCGCTAAATCTCTCACTGCATGCAGTACTTTTCTTTGGTCGAGAGAATTTCGCAGAGACTATGATGAGATCTCACACTGTTTTCGATTggtgttttatgttttttctggTACTTCTTACCTCATATTCTCAGCTCTACCAAACATATGATTGGTGGCGCTCCtcaaattgaattttgatgaaaaaccTAGAATAAACTACTCCTCATAGTAGTTTCCTTTCGGCTGACCACGATGAGGTACTAAAAACTCATTCATGTAATGTGCCTCAAGTACTACATGCGTGGTAATTCTTTACCACAAAAATATGAGAGTTTTCTTCGCTCGCACTGCACATAAACGTTATACCCTTCCACGTATGTGATAAAGATGCAACAATCAGTTCTGTAAATTTCCGCTTGTTATACTTTATGAAAGCGGTTCGAACTATCACTAGACGTGGTTTTTTCGTCGTCTTTGCCTTTGTTTTTTATAAGTAGTACTGTCTCAATCGCACGCGTACACCTaaaaaatgtggttttttCGTAGCACAGATGTGGTGTGATTTTGATACGcgttcaaaagaagaaagaagaacactGAGCTTCCCATCACTCGGCGACGGAAAAAACGCAGGGATCCTGAGAAGAGTTTCAAGCATGCAGGTGCGTCGAATTTAAATGTTcaagtttctttcttcccCTAAGGGcgaaggggggagggggggggggaattttCGAAATTGAGATTCTCTCCACTGGTAGCTTGGAGCCGTAACGTAGCATAAAAGAATTGAAGAGGATACACAGCTTCTAAGACAAGTCCCATAATTTGGAAAACCAGAATTGTTCCCGAGAAACTGATTTACGGGCTCcagtaaaatgaagaaaatcccAGCAAACAATAGTCTTGAACAGGTCACCTTCAAGTTCGGACAACTTTCTATTGCTTACGGAATATGTCTTCATTTCTTGAGGGTGCAGTTCATTTTGTCGGACGTGTTTTCGCAAACTGCGTGCGGGGTACTTTTCAAAGTTCTATAGTAGCGTCAACACTATATGAagaacggtgcagttgcgtaagcggctgcgtccGAGCCAGGGCGATAGAGCGAAGCGGTTGGATCGGgggaggacccttgctagcatcaTTATTCACTTCgtttcgcgatggtcccacttcgattccgaCGACTTTTtcgaccgcgccgctttgagcgcagccgcttacgcaatttcaccatccttcatgtcgttctgattTTACTCTACCTGTGGTGGAGGACTTAAATTCGGGTCAAGGCGACCTGCAACTACAAAGGCAACTACGTAGGCAGTTGCCGTTGAAATGAGGCGGTGACCACTATTGTTCTCTGCAGCCCGTTTGGGGCTAGCGCTGGTCAGATATCGATTGCAAccgcttgaaggcatcaccccacgaatctgagatggtacgtatttcaggtggagtattcatatacgggatcgtagattatggagagaagggtgactgcgtccatttcttcctaattgccgtaaaaaacggcccggacgatacggcttcgagcgatccggtgcgctattttctaccaattcgattggagcgcgccgcatctgccgggcggtttttttacggcaattaagaagaaatggacggaatcaccccctccataatcaactatcccgtataagaatacttcacttgaaatccgtaccatctcagattcgtgggtgatgcatttaactCATACGCGTCACTCTTGCGATGTGGCTTCTCTAAGTAGCTCCTGAAACGCCCAAAATTCTTATTTGCACGAACGCGTACTAACTTCCGTTTTCGCTCTACATCTTTGTCTATTTCTAAGAAATGTTTATCAGTAGGAAAAAACTCTCTTGAGCGGCAGGAATCACCTTGATTACactgactcccgttgatcttcgaactggtcgaccGGGCgctagtaattcttccatttgtcccgatcgcgtgccagaatcgcccagtggttccttctttcgcgtgggacacgaagagcataaTAATTTCCCTcgaaggactttgtgaagaaatctgaccatcgggt is a window encoding:
- a CDS encoding hypothetical protein (NECATOR_CHRX.G24292.T1); this translates as MRTAEDHDLWYKNSSPGSNPVELLVKSTPAPAPSPIEVLGKSIFGKSTLDSDTPCAEQRHQNGCRNCAYHHGRPNQGAAANVHRVDEAHEKDGLRFTPSRSKPLRSCPLQDRGQPSNQLKELAAEVQHFLVIRQDAALQRRGFAKESKS
- a CDS encoding hypothetical protein (NECATOR_CHRX.G24291.T2); amino-acid sequence: MDRPTRATISSPDRRLHLQHLFKDAQHFEFFSRSAPEGEACPVPYAAMLRISTEIDRLMPIYVLKPVDHSEWAALIVVVQKKNGSIRLCADYSTGLNDALEQNQHPLPSPEDTFTKFNGGRYFSQLNIDEAYFQMEVDEVSAMKPAAGIFQQCVDASIAGIDGTAAYLDDILVTGRTTGEHNARLEALFKRIQDYGLRVRLDKCAFLQTKITYLGFVIAQGRRPDPERIEAIQKTLAPKDLGYSVDPLRPKSPDHRCFKPRDGSNPLTSLRRWIREGHLSRKPLPDTTIEELQPGEKEALALIFAVQKFHRFIHERHFTLSTDHGPLLAIFGSKKGVPVYSANHLQRWATMLLNYSFTVEYINTKDFGQVDALSRLVTIINTGGLRDRRNRC
- a CDS encoding hypothetical protein (NECATOR_CHRX.G24291.T1); this encodes MKRIFKWKWTRSQLVTINTHRGLYHFNRLPFGVKPAAGIFQQCVDASIAGIDGTAAYLDDILVTGRTTGEHNARLEALFKRIQDYGLRVRLDKCAFLQTKITYLGFVIAQGRRPDPERIEAIQKTLAPKDLGYSVDPLRPKSPDHRCFKPRDGSNPLTSLRRWIREGHLSRKPLPDTTIEELQPGEKEALALIFAVQKFHRFIHERHFTLSTDHGPLLAIFGSKKGVPVYSANHLQRWATMLLNYSFTVEYINTKDFGQVDALSRLVTIINTGGLRDRRNRC
- a CDS encoding hypothetical protein (NECATOR_CHRX.G24290.T1), which encodes MVSDIEKLVRTCPRCASVAKDLIKAEVQSWPKPHSPWTRVHADFAESMEGLYCLLIVDAYSKWPEIVQMSSISSTATIQAIKCISAEFGNPETLITDNGTQFTSSQFTSFCLPEESCTFTRRHSIHKASDKQNVLWTPSKEDLPR
- a CDS encoding hypothetical protein (NECATOR_CHRX.G24292.T2), whose product is MRTAEDHDLWYKNSSPGSNPVELLVKSTPAPAPSPIEVLGKSIFDSDTPCAEQRHQNGCRNCAYHHGRPNQGAAANVHRVDEAHEKDGLRFTPSRSKPLRSCPLQDRGQPSNQLKELAAEVQHFLVIRQDAALQRRGFAKESKS